Genomic window (Myxocyprinus asiaticus isolate MX2 ecotype Aquarium Trade chromosome 26, UBuf_Myxa_2, whole genome shotgun sequence):
caagaaattacaaaaataatgcttTAGGATCCTTTTAGATCCTAGTATTACATTCATATATTTTCTCTGGGATATTTTACAATATGTCATTTGGTAGCAGATATCTACAATGATATCCAATACTGTTCATCCTGCTGGaatacagggactaaaaacatcTGTACTATACATCATGTGGTGCTGTACACTAGGAAATAAAGGCTTCTTTGCAGCCATTGTGTGTTGTTTCTTTTAAGTGACTGTGGCCATTGAAGATGACTTGATCTCGTCTGTGTGTGGATCGTGGTGAGGTTTGAGGTGACTCAAGTATTCCATATTCACTGGTTTCTAATGGTGCAGAGGTTTCAAGGACTGTGCTGAGACCCAGTATCTCACTCACTGAATGAGGCAAGTCCTTAGAgggaattaaataaacaaaactggaTATTAATGTACAAATAAACATCAATAACACAATAAATCACATACTACTGAAACACTTTCCCCTCAATACACAAGGAAAGAGTTCTATTGATCAGTGTACTTGAGTAATAGCTTTTGAATCAGTATTCAGGCATACCTTACAATTCTTTATCTGTATACAGATGGATTCGGATTTGCAAAGAATTTCTTCGATGTCTAGTTTCATGGAAAGTTCGTTTATATGCTGTAAAGATAACATATCAATTGGTTAATTTTAATGCGCAAGCTAATTTATTAGACTCACACACTTGGAGATATAGTTAAGCCTATTAGCTAACCTTCAGGATTTCATtgaatccatattttctgtccataattttttgtttctctGAGTCTAAAATAGCACAGCACACCAGAAGGTGAAAGTTTTGGCAAGGCAGTCCAGTCCACATGACCTGAtgagaaaaatattaattgaaGAAAATATTACTGTGAAATGCAAAACAATCTATACAAGGTGTAATGAAAATTCTGATAGACCAACTCAAGTTGCAGTGTACAATTAGAAACTGTTGAGCATAAACAAGTGTTAcagtatacagaaaaaaaaacaaaactatggaTTGTTATTACACACCTCCCAAAAGCGAAGGACATCTTGAAAATGTAGTTCTCTCTTGAATCGGATCAATAACCACCGAAAACAGAAATATAAGTAACCAGAATCCTGTGCCTCTGCAAAACACATAAACAGAAGCACAAAAGCAGCCTCATAATCACCATACATCAGAACATTATGAAGTcactatggagaaaaaaaaacaattgtaataaGTATTCTTCTGGGTTTCTTACCCAGGTAGTTCCAGAAAGCCAGGTCTAGCAGCCGCAGCAACGTGCTGAGCTGGATCAGTTGGGTCTTCATCCCCTGCATCTGCTCCTCAAAGTTTTCGTGCTGTACCAGACATTGTACAActcattgtgaaattttaaatgcaGCGATTAGCTCATTTACTCCATTTAAACTGCTTGCACACAATAGCAATAGCATGAGGACAGAAACACACTTCATTGATGTAAATGTCTTCTCTGTGAAACCCATGTGCAGAAAACCCATCAAGAGAAAGTCATTACCATCTCATCCATGAAGAAAACAAAGCACCAGAAGGCATCAACTTCATTCTCCATGACAAAGAGAATTGGAGACAGCAGATCACTCATGCCCTGTACATACCCTGCACAAGAACAAGAAACTTTGTAAATACAGTCAACACTGCTTAAATCAGCACTTAAGATTGCCCATAatctaaataattaaatgtacaattaaaGACAAAATGATATCAGCCAAAGGATTTAAGACAATTCTTAAAAACAAGGATTAAAATGTCTACCAACATGTCAGAACACATAACAGAGGTTGCTATTGCACTGTATTTCACACAACAAATGATTCAAAGACATGTAATCACTTGCCTAAATCAAAGTCGTACATGCAGTATGTCATCAGAATGTCATGTAGTAATATCAAACCAGGGTTGTCCAGGCCTTCATAAAACTTGTTATTGCGGTCAGTTCGGTTTACGTCTTTTTCTAGAAAGATTCGACAATCACAAATTGAGTTTCATCCCAGGTAAAGTTGCATGTGTTGAATATATTTCCTAAAGCAATTCCTTTAAGCAACTGTACTTCTTTGTGTAGAACAATTATAAGAAAATGTAAGAATAAAATTTGCAATATGATTACAGACATACCAATGAGACTTCTGTAATCTCGTAACCTAGAGTTCCTCCTCTCCTGCTCCTCACTGATGGACTTCCACTGAAGCTTCATTCTGAAGTATTCATCCCTGTTGAGATGAGAACACAAGATCTTACTAGAATGAATAATCATGCTCTAATCAAACTCTTTGACCCCATTTAAACCTGGTactaagatgcattttgggtgattcgatcacaagtggtcagcgttaactacaggtgtaaacagggtgcaaaatattttgtgatcagatcaaaaaacaaaaaacacatacggaGGCAGTCAAAAACACGTAACCACATCGCACTTTAGGTGATGCTAAATCCGTCCTGAATGCGtcccggacagcagtgaagcagtgatccctcacctgtcaatccaCCGCTGCGCtacaacaagagtttaaactttgccagtaacaagtggctttaaaaggaaataaccgtccgattacACACACAAGCCTGAGAACTTCACGTATCTTCTTaaatcttcagtgtgtctgatatcaacattcaGTAACACAGATGACACAAACATCTGTAGCTCAACTAATACAGGTACTCCAGtaaaataatggagaattctgctcgaaatgttgcgtttgtgcttagattaaatttcaactgcatctcaGAGAAACAGCATGCCAGTTTTATTCACACTTTATTAGTCTTTTCTGAGCTTTAGTGGTCTATTATCaagcagtaacacactgatatagtgattgacgtatactgtcatgaaatcagagaccctccactcagaatccgaacacaagtggtcacaggagacgcatttaagcgaccaggtgtaaacagcgattaCTCGCCTGACCACAAGTGATCGAATCacctgagacgcatcttaataccaggtgtaaacggggtttTGTTGATTCTCTGAGGGCGATATGCATACGTTTTTCTCTTTTGGAGGAGTTTCCTTTCTTCGTGGGTGCTGTTCCATGGGAAATAACCCAGCAAAAACTTCCAGGCCTCCTTCCTCACAGCATGGCAAAGACCCTGTTAAgataaaaaacaacaatacaatacaacaacaaTCTCTGGTAGACTGACAAAAGGTCACAGGACAACTGCTCATCTCAGACTCATTCCTCATTCAGACTCAATTTCAATTCCGTCATCTTACCAAGTTGCAGTATATAACATTTTAAAGGTAATACATCCAAACTGGTCAGATTGTGATGTTTGCGAACAGTGTAGCAAGAGACGTTacagattaaatgtttttttacttgaaaaaaaaatgaagtataTTATCTTAAAGTGAGATGATTTTCAAAGCAACATCTTACCCCTTTAAATATAAGATTCTTTAAGTGAGGTATGTTGTTTATTCTTCCCTCGGAGTCCTGGTACTTTGCCCACTCTTCCATTGTAACTGGCTCATTCCTTTGCACCTTTGCCCTCGGTCCAAGATCAAGCTggaaaacacaaagacacacctCAAGTCGACTGTTTTACAATCACACATTTGCAGTCGCAGTATTTTTTGTACGGGGTGCCTCAAGTTGGCTGTCTGTGCCAAGACTGAATCTGGGCACGGATTAAATTTAGATCCGTATCCACTCACTCTGGTGATGACTTCAAATCCTGGCTCTTCCTGTTGGTTTATCTCGAGTCCGGGAATAAGTTCTCCCAACAGGTCTGCCACCTCCTCCACCGGCCGCTGGTGACACTCTAACTCAGGCCCCCGAAACGCATCAAAAATGTAGTTAGTGACTTTGGAAAAGCCACCCAGTGTCGTAGTGTAGGGATCTTTCTTGAATTTCTGTTTGGGGGAGTTGAGCTAGTGAAAGCATTGTGAAGGCTACAACATTGTTGACTTTCAATCTAGGGGTGGGTCAACCTTTTTTCCATAACTCAAACTATAATCTAATCCAAAAAATGGCATAATATAAAAAGCTATGTTTCTATCAATAACAATGTATAAAACctttaattaacaacattaacgAAACATTGACCATTAATGTAAAAATAGCTATACACCATATTAACCACTTCTAGAAATACATTTTGGATCCCCTGTAGAAAACGCtagacaaaatatacattttcactttcCTGTGCTTTAGCAGAACTGTATATCCATCATATCTATATACGTTATTAATGCTAAGCATGGCTTTGAATAAACACTGTATAAAGATCAATGCATGTATGGTTACTAGTATAATACTCTTATCACAGAGCGTTCTCACTATAAGTAACATACCTGTACAAAGCCATAGTGTGTATCATCCAGAAGATTTTCAAAGGACTGCGAGAAAGCTTTGCTATAGGTGCTGACGATCAGGACATTTTCATCATCCGGACTCCTTTAAAGACAATGGACATAGCATGTTGATATCCAGATTCATTGTAGTCTAAATAATGCAACAGCATCAATAACTATAGGGGTAAACATAACAGAAAGTGTTTACTATTCAAAGTATTTGAACAGTAAATATATAACATCATTGGTCATATCGCTCTTTGCATTGAATTACAGCAGAAGCCCAGACAATAAAGCCCAGCCTACATTTCATTACGGAGCCTGAGATAAGAACTTTGATAACAGCTGTGTGTTCCTCAGGCTATGCTGAATTTAGCATGCTTACAGCTGGATTTATTCTGGTTGTGATATTTAACATGGACAAGAGGAGAGTCTTCCTGTCCCTTTCATGAAGCCTCAACTCTAACGAACAGCTGCGGTTCGACCTTACATGTGTGTCACAAGCACGGCCTCTCACAACAGAACACATGCTGGACTTCCTCAAAGGTGCTGAGATATTCCAGCACAGTCTTCTCATTTGCATGCAAATTGGGTTGTATTTTgatgtgttcagttttaaaggggcAAGTCTTTGGATAAAGAATCACGATTGGTCAAAACGTGATGAGTCTTAGAGAGTAATCTTAATGCCTGTGGTATTTAGTGAATTAAAAGATCAGGGGTCACTTTTAAGATAATGACAGAAAGAATGAAATCATTAAGGATAAGGATTATTCATTCAGGGGAAGAGATCTGATGTTACATATGGTTATGTACAACCAAACAGGGCTGGGCTATATATGGAATTTTCATATATTCATgatgattttgctggtgatatcaaattaagcaacattgtgaatattgccATGACTAACACTTTTAATTTgaccattaagtttcctaaagacagTGCCATTAGTGTAGTTATGTTATTCTATGAGAGCTCTCAGTACGAGAACTTAAGATAACATGTTCATAGCTTCtctgttttaaaggaatgtttagagttcaaaacaagttaagctcaatcgcatttgtggcataatattgattagctCAAACAATATTTAACTTGTCccacatttacttaaaaaaaggaTAAATCAGTCACAGTAAAGcatttgcaatggaagtgaattgggtgAGTCCATAAACAAAAtacgctgtttcaaaagtatagcaagaTGATGTCAAAATtgacatgtaaacatgattttagtgtaataaaaattGCTTATCAGtattcaatattacaactttgtttccatgatgatgcaaattttatcacactaaaatgatgtaataaaaagattttatcacactgtggtcATGTTAACACTAtgatcttatggctatactttggaaactgtgtatttgaatgtatatagactggccccattcacttccattgtgagggccttactgtaaccacaattctTTTAATACACAAGTCTATGTATTGTCTGTGGTTATCATCAGTATGGTACATTTTTCTACTAAAACTTGAATATGTGTGTGTCATTTAATCATTAATTCTGTAGATATCCCCCCACAATAAGcacagaaaatgttaaataagtgCACAGATTCAGTGTGGCCCTATTAGatgaacacattttttaatatgCTATCTTGAACTTACACTAAGCACAAAGGaaatccatactccagtggtaaatccatgtctttagaagcaatatgataggtgtgagtgagaaacttatcaatattttaattattttactataaatattcactttcacattcttcttcttttgtttttttgacaatttgcattcttcatgcatatcgccacctactttaTAGTACAAAAAGGacacacccacaccaatcatacagcttctgaagatatggatttaaacactggagtcatgtggattacttttatgctgcctatataagCTTTTTGGATGTTcatagttctggccacaattcacttgcattgtatggacctacagagcttaaatattcttctaaaaatcttaatttgtgttttattttggaGAAAGTaagccatacacacctgggatggcatgagggtgagtaaatgatgagtaagTCTTAATTTTTTGGAGAACTACACAGAGACCCTCTCCACGTAGAATAGTTTAAACAGCTTTAAGgatgtgactggagtctttaaCTCTTATGAGTGGTCATGAGTttacaaatgtttcaaaattaatatttattttggagtacaacttttttaattagtaaaaaaaatactaagtgcacctttaaaacagatttaaaatagttttgatcGAAAGTCTGTAACTGGGGTGCACTCTACTGGTCAGctgctgcaataaaaaaaaaacaccactgcAAAATCATTCAGATCTGACATAAACAGAATGTtcatatactttaaaaaaaaattgtaagttTGCCTATAGCAAAGCCAATGATGAGGCTTAACCCATTCAGACAGAAAATAAGCCCCTTATTCTTCACTTACTCGCTGATCTGAACTGATTTCCTCAGGCTATCCAGGAATGCTGTGCTTCCTCCTTGGTGAAAATGAATGGTTGGCAGTGCTGTGCAATCCTTTAAGCGGAAAATGAGATATGACCAGCCCTCACATTTGACTGTGATAGACCTGAGGTCATACACATTAAAGGAGAAGGCCCACTTGGTCCGGTCATTTATGTGGTTTGATCCACCTGTGACAACAAGACAAGTAaaggataatccacggctaggtgtgtgttaaacGATTTTAATGCACAATGTAGAGGCAAAGAACCACACGACGCAAAGTAAAACCAGGCCCATAATTCATTGGCTGATGCATGAGTTAGCATGCTGACATCTCCTGTTAGATACTGGGAATAAATGCAGATTGACAGCAATTTGATGCAAAAGAGGCTTTAGAAAAAGCCCCACAGTCATGAGAACTTTGGAATCACAACATTTATtagtaataagaaaaataattattcatgGCAGCATTTTTGAATTTTTCCACCATGACATCATACTGGCAACTAACTTCATTTGCAAAGAGCTTCTTTCAAAACATGACCTGAAACAGACCTGTAAAAGCACAACTAGTTGTGAAGGATTTTAGTAAGGGCTCTACAAGGTCATTCAAGAATGCGGAATGGCAGACATAAAATGAATAcaattatgtttatttaaaataaaatacatgtttgATAATAAAATACGCATCAGAAACATGAGACAACAGATGTGTAATATTTACCTTCTCCATGGGTGTGGGCTTTCCTCCTGAATGACACAGCATTGATCATGTCCCATTCGGTTTCATAGCTGATTTGATGGTCAACAGGACGATGAGAATTGTCTTCT
Coding sequences:
- the tbc1d15 gene encoding TBC1 domain family member 15; the encoded protein is MAATTPPKVVFEQEGVFIHSSPAESEDQDLISGFLRIIDKNGETLVEYKPLDDADPSNMLCACKDSSSVVEWTQSSEDNSHRPVDHQISYETEWDMINAVSFRRKAHTHGEGGSNHINDRTKWAFSFNVYDLRSITVKCEGWSYLIFRLKDCTALPTIHFHQGGSTAFLDSLRKSVQISESPDDENVLIVSTYSKAFSQSFENLLDDTHYGFVQKFKKDPYTTTLGGFSKVTNYIFDAFRGPELECHQRPVEEVADLLGELIPGLEINQQEEPGFEVITRLDLGPRAKVQRNEPVTMEEWAKYQDSEGRINNIPHLKNLIFKGGLCHAVRKEAWKFLLGYFPWNSTHEERKLLQKRKTDEYFRMKLQWKSISEEQERRNSRLRDYRSLIEKDVNRTDRNNKFYEGLDNPGLILLHDILMTYCMYDFDLGYVQGMSDLLSPILFVMENEVDAFWCFVFFMDEMHENFEEQMQGMKTQLIQLSTLLRLLDLAFWNYLEAQDSGYLYFCFRWLLIRFKRELHFQDVLRFWEVMWTGLPCQNFHLLVCCAILDSEKQKIMDRKYGFNEILKHINELSMKLDIEEILCKSESICIQIKNCKDLPHSVSEILGLSTVLETSAPLETSEYGILESPQTSPRSTHRRDQVIFNGHSHLKETTHNGCKEAFIS